One window from the genome of Terriglobia bacterium encodes:
- a CDS encoding glycosyltransferase family 39 protein yields MEASTRNPFEAYASRGILLLGAVIGLCSFAYYYLHGLSTVHYDAKAHLVVARRIVDSTAPGYSQMGAHWLPLIHLLYLPFVLIDSQYRTALIPSLMSVCAFALSAWLVYRISMRLTGSVPAGLFAAAMLLANPNLQFLQSAPLTEPVYMLFSLLALDGLLRWRARGGGDSPWLPAIWAALGALCRYEGWVFLAGAVALIVYDMRARRFSRPHALRAIAVYLGVFAVPVMAHFGYIYAHLGDSFFQRVARGNPAPYETYRRPFLSVLYHFGELAQAAALVPLLIGLAGVVYCLLERDRLRRAVPYFLLWLPCSLNISALYWGLIYRVRYSSLLLPAVGVFGSLILANEKAVKRVTVLCCVTVFLLPWISWLFPSRWEYHFVYPGPGILLLPAAALVLLLAAAAGGHYRWALLALAVLSMQAPVFEGESRPMLSESFEHRYLDSEQQELLSYLGSHYDGSRILIDVGQLAPLMYDSGLPLKQFVYHDGDLTDWDRAAVSPRNHVGWICAEKGDEIWGMLHVDPHWADGYSLCVKTENYVMYQLNPESRNVRLPTR; encoded by the coding sequence ATGGAGGCCTCAACCCGGAACCCATTCGAGGCGTATGCCTCTCGAGGAATCCTGCTGCTCGGCGCCGTCATCGGCCTTTGCAGCTTTGCATACTATTACCTCCATGGACTCTCGACGGTGCACTACGATGCCAAAGCGCATCTTGTGGTGGCGCGCCGCATCGTGGACTCAACGGCGCCGGGATATTCCCAGATGGGCGCGCACTGGCTGCCGTTGATCCATTTATTGTATCTGCCGTTCGTGCTCATCGATTCCCAATACCGGACGGCATTGATCCCCAGTCTGATGTCGGTTTGCGCATTTGCGCTCTCGGCGTGGCTGGTGTACCGCATTTCGATGCGCCTGACCGGTTCGGTGCCGGCGGGGCTCTTCGCGGCCGCAATGTTGCTCGCCAATCCCAATCTGCAGTTTTTGCAGAGCGCTCCGCTAACTGAGCCTGTTTACATGCTTTTTTCACTCCTGGCATTGGATGGGCTCTTGCGATGGCGTGCACGCGGGGGAGGGGATTCGCCCTGGCTGCCGGCGATCTGGGCTGCGCTGGGCGCGCTCTGCCGGTACGAAGGGTGGGTCTTCCTCGCTGGAGCGGTTGCGCTGATTGTCTATGACATGCGGGCCCGGCGGTTCTCCCGACCTCATGCGCTCAGAGCCATCGCAGTCTACCTCGGCGTGTTCGCCGTGCCGGTGATGGCACATTTCGGTTACATCTATGCGCATCTGGGAGACAGCTTCTTCCAGCGTGTGGCCAGGGGCAATCCGGCACCCTACGAGACCTACCGGCGCCCTTTCCTCTCGGTCTTATATCATTTCGGGGAACTAGCCCAGGCAGCCGCGCTCGTACCGCTGCTTATCGGTCTGGCAGGAGTGGTCTATTGCCTGCTCGAGCGCGACCGTTTGCGGCGCGCTGTGCCATACTTTCTGTTGTGGCTGCCGTGTTCGCTGAACATATCGGCTCTCTATTGGGGCTTGATTTATCGGGTTCGCTATTCGTCGTTGCTGCTGCCGGCGGTGGGCGTCTTCGGCAGCCTTATCCTCGCCAACGAGAAGGCGGTCAAGCGGGTGACTGTTCTCTGCTGCGTTACAGTCTTTCTGCTGCCGTGGATTTCCTGGCTTTTTCCAAGCCGTTGGGAGTACCACTTCGTCTATCCCGGCCCCGGCATTCTTCTGCTTCCCGCGGCGGCATTGGTCTTGCTCCTGGCAGCCGCGGCCGGCGGGCACTATCGCTGGGCACTGCTGGCGCTTGCCGTCCTGAGCATGCAGGCGCCAGTGTTCGAAGGCGAATCGCGCCCCATGCTGTCGGAGTCCTTCGAGCACCGATACCTCGATTCGGAACAACAGGAGTTGCTGAGTTATCTCGGCAGTCACTACGACGGCAGCCGCATCCTGATTGATGTGGGGCAACTGGCTCCCTTGATGTATGATTCCGGCCTCCCCCTCAAGCAGTTTGTCTATCATGACGGGGATCTTACTGACTGGGACAGGGCGGCAGTCTCACCACGCAACCATGTCGGTTGGATCTGTGCCGAGAAGGGGGACGAGATCTGGGGAATGCTTCATGTTGACCCCCATTGGGCGGATGGGTATTCTCTTTGCGTAAAGACTGAAAATTACGTCATGTATCAACTGAACCCTGAGAGTCGGAACGTCAGGCTTCCGACCCGGTAA
- a CDS encoding class I SAM-dependent methyltransferase, which yields MKTAKTGPDFQKKFDFSPPRARPFLASLPAKIDTYEEGVARLFQWRTGLDYYATIDQIVDFIVNTRRTRIVDLLSDTATLALRLAGRKAFFGKIQSFDTNITLLERARQRARYLNLGQVVEFQQFEEPGWPIPDGFAEIAVSIFDFHRQQAQRFLQEAFRILAHEGYLLLAEVIEPRSFGNSVARGWQRFHLRFIQGNAGEAHGVYFDQEEMIRMLFETGFRQIVIQGLKSPSSPRQGIFSLVAATK from the coding sequence GTGAAAACCGCGAAGACCGGACCTGATTTCCAGAAAAAGTTCGATTTCTCCCCGCCTCGCGCGCGGCCGTTTCTGGCCAGCCTGCCGGCCAAGATCGACACCTATGAAGAGGGTGTGGCGCGCCTGTTTCAGTGGCGCACGGGCCTGGACTATTACGCCACGATCGATCAGATCGTCGACTTCATCGTCAACACCCGGCGGACCAGGATTGTGGACCTTCTCAGCGATACGGCGACCCTTGCCTTACGACTGGCCGGGCGCAAGGCCTTTTTCGGAAAGATTCAATCCTTCGACACCAACATCACATTGCTGGAGCGTGCCCGTCAAAGAGCTCGTTATCTGAATCTGGGTCAGGTCGTCGAATTCCAGCAGTTCGAGGAACCGGGATGGCCCATCCCGGATGGTTTCGCTGAGATCGCAGTGTCGATTTTCGATTTTCACCGGCAACAGGCCCAGCGCTTCCTGCAGGAAGCGTTTCGCATCCTTGCCCATGAGGGCTATCTCCTCCTTGCCGAAGTGATCGAGCCCCGCTCGTTCGGGAACAGTGTGGCCCGAGGCTGGCAGAGATTTCATCTGCGATTCATTCAGGGAAACGCAGGCGAGGCGCATGGTGTTTATTTTGACCAGGAAGAAATGATCCGGATGCTTTTTGAAACGGGCTTCCGCCAGATAGTGATTCAAGGGCTGAAAAGCCCTTCTTCGCCTCGCCAGGGAATATTCAGCTTGGTGGCAGCTACGAAATAG
- a CDS encoding YncE family protein: MKKIQCNLLSFVLLLGVPVSGKTVSIKKVGEFPNFLALSPDGKFAYVTSYGTGELIEVDLKQRAVTRAIPVGQAPLGIALADAGKAAFIACRDTGTVAVVNLETFRVEADIKVGGAPTAVAIGPRGYRAFVTNFGRSKEGMLNIIDIQERRMTATIKVGMSPIALAVSPTSEMVYVVNGGSSEVWSVDPTRQTVTQKIPVGNTPDGIAITPDGERLFVTNSQSNDLSVIDVRLGTVRVTIPVGKSPFGVAVSPDGKRVFIVNTNSRTVSVLPTDLSSLEAATIQVEKGPVGIQVAPDNRTVVVANEQSHSLTIAEIL, from the coding sequence ATGAAGAAGATACAGTGTAATCTGCTTTCCTTCGTCCTGCTTCTGGGGGTACCCGTTTCCGGCAAAACCGTCAGCATCAAAAAAGTCGGAGAATTCCCCAATTTTCTCGCGCTCAGTCCCGACGGCAAATTCGCCTATGTGACGTCTTACGGCACGGGTGAACTGATCGAGGTGGACCTGAAGCAGCGGGCTGTGACGCGCGCCATCCCGGTCGGACAGGCACCTCTGGGCATCGCGCTCGCCGACGCAGGCAAGGCCGCGTTTATTGCCTGCCGGGATACGGGTACGGTCGCCGTCGTGAATCTGGAAACGTTCCGAGTCGAAGCAGACATCAAGGTCGGTGGCGCACCGACTGCCGTTGCCATTGGCCCGAGAGGATACCGGGCATTCGTGACCAACTTCGGCCGCAGCAAAGAGGGTATGTTGAACATTATTGATATTCAGGAACGCAGAATGACGGCAACCATAAAGGTCGGGATGTCACCCATAGCCTTGGCCGTCTCGCCCACGTCCGAGATGGTGTACGTAGTCAACGGCGGTTCCAGCGAAGTATGGTCTGTCGATCCAACACGGCAAACGGTAACGCAGAAGATTCCGGTCGGGAATACACCCGATGGCATTGCCATCACACCGGACGGCGAGCGACTGTTTGTAACCAACAGCCAGTCGAACGACCTGTCCGTGATCGATGTCCGGCTGGGCACCGTTCGTGTGACCATCCCGGTGGGCAAGAGCCCCTTCGGAGTCGCCGTCAGTCCGGACGGGAAGCGAGTCTTCATCGTGAACACAAATTCCCGCACCGTGTCTGTTCTGCCGACGGATCTGAGTTCATTGGAGGCGGCGACCATTCAGGTTGAGAAGGGCCCGGTCGGGATCCAGGTCGCGCCTGATAATCGGACCGTGGTCGTTGCCAATGAGCAAAGCCACTCCCTGACAATCGCGGAAATTCTCTGA
- a CDS encoding GDP-mannose 4,6-dehydratase: MRILITGGAGFIAYHLAARLQDERFDVVLLDNFNSFYDPALKRKNVRDLESRGPIKLHETDILDVARLRRTFEETRPHAVVHLAAWAGVRPSLENPEIYAGVNVSGTLNVLQLARAFEVESFIFGSSSSVYGGSERVPFSEDDPVDRPVSPYAATKRAGELLCHTYACNYAMHITCLRFFTVYGPRQRPEMAIHKFAQLMQEGKEIPVYGDGESRRDYTYVDDIISGVVSALRVNPRFAIINLGESRTTTLSQLISLLEEALGKRATRRLLPEQPGDMRITYADISRARQILGYQPTTPIEEGIRKFAAWFLNKT, encoded by the coding sequence ATGCGGATTCTGATTACGGGTGGCGCCGGATTTATTGCGTATCATCTGGCTGCCAGACTCCAGGATGAGCGCTTCGATGTCGTACTCCTGGACAATTTCAACAGTTTCTATGATCCGGCACTCAAGCGGAAGAATGTCCGTGACTTGGAGTCGCGCGGTCCCATCAAGCTCCACGAGACTGACATTCTCGACGTCGCACGCTTGCGGCGGACATTCGAAGAGACGCGCCCGCACGCGGTCGTTCATCTGGCAGCATGGGCGGGGGTGCGCCCTTCCCTGGAAAATCCGGAGATTTACGCCGGCGTGAACGTTTCCGGCACGCTAAACGTTCTTCAGTTGGCGCGCGCGTTCGAGGTGGAGAGCTTCATCTTCGGCTCTTCATCGTCGGTTTACGGCGGCAGCGAGCGTGTTCCCTTCTCCGAGGACGATCCGGTCGATCGGCCGGTTTCGCCCTATGCGGCAACCAAACGCGCCGGTGAATTGCTGTGTCATACTTACGCGTGCAACTACGCGATGCACATCACCTGCCTGCGGTTTTTCACCGTGTATGGCCCGCGCCAACGCCCCGAGATGGCGATTCATAAGTTCGCACAGCTGATGCAGGAGGGAAAGGAGATCCCCGTCTATGGCGACGGCGAGTCACGACGGGATTATACCTACGTGGACGACATCATCTCCGGGGTGGTCTCGGCCCTGCGCGTAAATCCCCGATTTGCGATCATCAATCTCGGCGAATCGCGCACGACCACCCTGTCGCAGCTGATTTCACTCCTGGAAGAGGCCTTGGGCAAAAGGGCTACACGGCGTCTTCTACCCGAGCAGCCCGGCGACATGCGCATCACCTATGCCGACATAAGCAGAGCCCGCCAGATTCTCGGATACCAGCCCACTACCCCGATCGAAGAAGGCATCCGCAAGTTTGCAGCCTGGTTCCTCAATAAAACCTAG
- the coaE gene encoding dephospho-CoA kinase (Dephospho-CoA kinase (CoaE) performs the final step in coenzyme A biosynthesis.) has translation MLQVGLTGNIASGKSHASSVFAELGAHVIDADVIAHELFSPGTATYAKVVQAFGNRILAPDGTINRKVLGDIVFRQTEQRLLLNALVHPDVLTEVMRRTFELENKGFDGIVIVDAALMVESGFYKMQDRLIVVTCDPALQLARVMNRCGVSAEDARLRITAQMPVAEKLRLADYTIDTSGTYASTREQIERIYRELILQERVRRDADAQGG, from the coding sequence ATGTTGCAGGTCGGTCTGACAGGGAACATTGCATCGGGAAAGAGCCACGCGTCGAGCGTTTTCGCCGAATTGGGTGCTCACGTGATCGACGCTGATGTGATTGCCCACGAACTGTTTTCGCCTGGAACTGCCACCTACGCCAAAGTCGTGCAGGCTTTCGGGAACCGGATTCTTGCTCCCGACGGTACGATTAATCGGAAGGTTCTCGGCGATATCGTTTTCCGTCAGACGGAACAACGGTTGCTGCTGAATGCCCTCGTCCATCCGGATGTGCTGACGGAAGTCATGCGCCGGACATTCGAACTGGAGAACAAGGGTTTTGACGGCATTGTCATTGTCGATGCCGCGCTGATGGTGGAGTCGGGCTTCTACAAAATGCAGGATCGCCTTATTGTTGTCACCTGCGACCCGGCGCTCCAACTGGCGCGCGTCATGAATCGTTGCGGGGTGAGCGCCGAGGACGCCAGGCTTCGCATTACGGCGCAGATGCCGGTGGCGGAAAAGCTCAGGCTGGCCGACTACACCATCGATACGTCCGGCACTTATGCCAGCACCAGGGAGCAGATCGAGCGGATCTATCGCGAACTGATACTGCAGGAGCGGGTGCGCCGGGATGCGGACGCGCAGGGTGGCTGA
- the nuoL gene encoding NADH-quinone oxidoreductase subunit L, which yields MLEYLWLVPILPLAGSALIGLVGLIKLRATGEKPGKKLVSLIALLSVGLAFVISLISIYQLFVLQGGEIYAKDLFTWIRSGALPLTDGGRATFEVPWGLQLDPLSSVMILVVTGVGFLIHVYSTGYMWEDTGYYRFFSYLNLFMFAMLTLVLANNFLMMFVGWEGVGLCSYLLIGFYFDKKSAGDAGKKAFIVNRIGDAGFILGMMLIFVHFGSLRFEKVFAGAANLPAQDGHGFLFWATLCLFIGATGKSAQIPLYVWLPDAMEGPTPVSALIHAATMVTAGVYMIARCNALFSRAPETMAIVALVGAVTAIFAATIGVAQTDIKRVLAYSTVSQIGYMVAALGVGAFVGGIFHLMTHAFFKALLFLGSGSVIMAMHHEQDMRKMGGLRKYLPWTYWTMLIGTLTIAGVPGLAGFFSKDEILWRAWSNGHPFVWLLLWLSAGMTAFYMFRLIFLTFWGEERMDEHTRHHIRESPKRVVYPLAALAILSVVGGYVGLPGWTGVSNSFERFLEPVLRLPEPAHEVAVHMTGQEFLFTCLSVVIALIGIFVAYRLYVVNPGIPDRIANRFKGLYTLIHQKYYVDELYDALFVNRTKDIGNACYFVDSKFVDGAVNGTAATTRGTATLSRLFDTYVVDGLVNLVGWINMTLNRFATALQTGLVQRYALGAVFGILIFILIYYNGLFKL from the coding sequence ATGCTCGAATATTTATGGCTGGTTCCGATTCTACCGTTGGCTGGCAGCGCGCTCATCGGCCTGGTGGGGCTGATCAAGCTGCGGGCGACAGGCGAAAAGCCTGGAAAAAAGCTGGTCTCGCTGATTGCGCTCCTCTCGGTGGGCTTGGCATTCGTCATATCGCTGATCTCCATCTACCAGCTTTTCGTTTTGCAGGGAGGGGAGATCTATGCGAAGGATCTCTTCACCTGGATTCGCAGCGGAGCATTGCCGCTTACCGACGGCGGGCGGGCGACGTTCGAAGTTCCCTGGGGACTTCAACTGGACCCCCTATCGTCAGTGATGATCCTGGTCGTGACCGGTGTCGGCTTTCTGATCCATGTTTATTCCACCGGCTACATGTGGGAGGATACCGGGTACTACCGCTTCTTCTCTTACTTGAATCTCTTTATGTTCGCTATGCTCACGCTGGTGCTGGCGAACAACTTCCTGATGATGTTCGTAGGTTGGGAAGGAGTAGGGCTGTGCTCGTACCTGCTGATCGGGTTCTACTTCGACAAAAAGAGCGCGGGTGACGCCGGCAAAAAGGCTTTCATAGTAAACCGCATTGGCGATGCCGGGTTCATACTCGGCATGATGCTGATATTTGTTCATTTCGGCTCCTTGCGTTTTGAAAAGGTTTTCGCCGGCGCTGCCAACCTGCCGGCACAGGACGGACACGGATTCCTGTTCTGGGCGACGCTCTGTCTTTTCATTGGAGCTACAGGCAAAAGCGCGCAGATCCCACTCTATGTCTGGTTGCCGGACGCCATGGAGGGTCCCACCCCCGTCAGCGCCCTCATTCACGCGGCAACCATGGTCACTGCGGGTGTCTATATGATCGCCCGGTGCAACGCCCTGTTCAGCCGGGCTCCGGAAACGATGGCAATTGTCGCCCTCGTGGGTGCAGTGACGGCCATATTTGCCGCCACCATCGGAGTTGCGCAAACGGACATCAAGCGGGTTCTGGCCTATTCCACTGTGAGCCAGATCGGTTACATGGTTGCAGCCTTGGGCGTGGGCGCGTTCGTCGGGGGAATCTTTCACCTGATGACGCATGCTTTCTTCAAGGCTCTCCTGTTCCTTGGTTCGGGTTCGGTCATCATGGCCATGCATCATGAGCAGGACATGCGGAAGATGGGCGGACTGCGCAAGTATCTGCCCTGGACCTACTGGACCATGCTGATCGGGACGCTGACCATCGCGGGTGTGCCGGGTCTGGCAGGATTTTTCAGCAAAGATGAGATCCTCTGGCGTGCCTGGAGCAACGGGCACCCCTTTGTGTGGCTGCTGCTCTGGCTCAGCGCCGGTATGACCGCCTTCTACATGTTCCGCCTCATCTTCCTGACATTCTGGGGCGAAGAACGCATGGATGAGCATACCAGGCATCACATTCGCGAGTCACCCAAGCGCGTCGTGTATCCCCTGGCAGCGCTGGCGATATTGTCGGTTGTAGGGGGGTATGTGGGTCTGCCTGGTTGGACGGGGGTGTCGAACAGCTTTGAGCGCTTTCTGGAGCCCGTCTTGCGGCTGCCGGAACCCGCGCACGAGGTCGCGGTTCACATGACCGGCCAGGAGTTTCTGTTCACTTGCCTGTCCGTGGTGATCGCCCTGATCGGCATTTTCGTCGCCTACCGCCTCTATGTGGTCAACCCGGGAATCCCTGATCGGATCGCAAACCGGTTTAAGGGCCTGTACACTCTGATCCACCAGAAGTACTACGTGGATGAGCTCTATGACGCCTTGTTTGTGAACCGCACTAAGGATATCGGAAACGCGTGCTACTTCGTCGACTCGAAGTTCGTGGACGGCGCGGTCAATGGCACCGCCGCCACGACACGAGGCACGGCTACGTTATCCCGCCTCTTTGACACATATGTGGTGGATGGACTGGTGAATCTGGTGGGCTGGATCAACATGACGCTGAACCGATTCGCCACGGCGCTTCAGACGGGACTGGTGCAGCGCTACGCGCTGGGGGCGGTTTTCGGCATTCTGATTTTCATCCTGATTTACTACAACGGGCTGTTCAAGCTTTAG
- a CDS encoding NADH-quinone oxidoreductase subunit M has translation MDNILNIVCYLPLAGMVVIMLIPRENVKAIKWTANIAAFLGFLVSLPLLTAFNNPKYIDTASGFRFVYNRPWITLIGANYKLGIDGISMLLVLLTTLLGTVAILSSWTAITERVKEYYAFMLLLQTGMIGVFISLDFLVFYVFWEVMLVPMYFLIGVWGGPRKLYAAIKFFLYTLAGSVLMLVGILAIYFYQYNTTGVYSFDILRFQKLGFPTDLQFWVFLAFFIGFAIKVPMFPFHTWLPDAHVEAPTAGSVILAGVLLKMGTYGFVRFSLPMFPWATMHFLKPLLILCLIGIIYGALVAMMQKDMKSLVAYSSVSHLGFVMLGVFAATPVALQGGVLQMINHGISTGALFLIVGIIYERRHTRMISEYGGLSHIMPVYATVFMVMTLSSIGMPGLNGFIGEFFILQGTFAAPGLWIYAALAVLGIVLGAAYMLWLYQRVMFGKLENPSNKALPDLNLREFATFAPLIILAFWIGIYPTFFTKYLDEPVNAIVARVRTEYYSGRAALPALPPTMQVTGAK, from the coding sequence ATGGACAACATTCTGAACATAGTCTGCTATCTCCCCCTGGCCGGGATGGTAGTGATTATGCTCATCCCGCGGGAGAATGTGAAAGCCATCAAGTGGACGGCAAACATCGCGGCTTTTCTTGGCTTTCTGGTCTCCCTCCCCCTCCTGACTGCGTTCAACAATCCTAAGTACATTGACACAGCCTCGGGCTTCCGGTTCGTCTATAATCGCCCCTGGATCACGCTGATCGGCGCCAACTATAAGCTGGGGATCGACGGCATCAGCATGCTGCTCGTGCTTCTGACCACACTGCTGGGCACGGTCGCCATTCTCTCCTCGTGGACTGCGATCACCGAGCGCGTCAAGGAATACTACGCATTCATGCTCCTGCTCCAGACCGGGATGATCGGGGTATTTATTTCGCTCGACTTTCTCGTATTCTACGTTTTCTGGGAAGTGATGCTGGTGCCGATGTATTTTCTCATTGGGGTCTGGGGCGGGCCGAGGAAGCTGTATGCGGCAATCAAGTTCTTCCTGTACACGCTCGCCGGCTCCGTTCTGATGCTGGTCGGTATTCTGGCCATCTACTTCTATCAGTACAACACTACCGGGGTATACTCCTTCGACATCCTGAGATTCCAGAAGCTCGGGTTCCCGACCGATCTGCAGTTCTGGGTGTTCCTGGCTTTCTTTATCGGTTTCGCCATCAAAGTACCGATGTTTCCGTTCCACACATGGTTGCCCGATGCGCACGTGGAGGCACCCACGGCCGGTTCCGTAATCCTGGCGGGCGTGCTCCTGAAAATGGGAACTTACGGCTTTGTGCGTTTCTCGCTGCCGATGTTCCCTTGGGCGACCATGCACTTCCTGAAACCATTATTGATTCTCTGCCTGATCGGCATTATCTACGGCGCCCTCGTAGCCATGATGCAGAAGGACATGAAGTCGCTGGTGGCTTATTCATCGGTCAGCCACCTCGGTTTCGTCATGCTGGGCGTTTTTGCTGCTACGCCTGTTGCACTGCAAGGCGGTGTCCTGCAGATGATCAATCACGGCATCTCCACGGGTGCCCTCTTCTTGATCGTGGGCATCATCTACGAACGACGCCACACACGCATGATTTCCGAATACGGTGGACTGAGCCACATCATGCCGGTGTACGCAACCGTTTTCATGGTAATGACGCTCAGCTCGATCGGCATGCCCGGTTTGAACGGTTTCATCGGAGAGTTCTTCATCCTCCAAGGGACGTTCGCCGCGCCCGGCCTCTGGATCTATGCCGCACTGGCGGTTCTTGGCATTGTGCTGGGCGCCGCCTATATGCTCTGGCTGTACCAGCGCGTGATGTTTGGCAAGCTCGAAAACCCGTCGAACAAAGCCCTGCCCGATCTCAACCTGCGGGAGTTCGCCACTTTCGCCCCGCTGATCATTCTCGCTTTCTGGATCGGGATTTATCCGACCTTTTTTACCAAGTATCTTGATGAACCGGTGAATGCCATCGTCGCACGAGTGCGCACGGAATATTATTCCGGCCGCGCGGCGCTCCCCGCGCTACCTCCCACGATGCAAGTTACAGGCGCGAAATAG
- a CDS encoding MmgE/PrpD family protein, with amino-acid sequence MTIAEELAAFAVQASCDQLSQVASDQLKIRVLDSLGCALGALGGEPVRMV; translated from the coding sequence ATGACGATTGCCGAAGAACTGGCAGCGTTTGCCGTCCAGGCGTCCTGCGATCAGCTTTCCCAGGTGGCCAGCGACCAACTCAAGATCCGGGTGCTCGATTCGCTCGGTTGTGCCCTGGGAGCGCTGGGAGGCGAGCCTGTCCGTATGGTGTGA
- a CDS encoding serine kinase, which translates to MTIQELIEKLALKPLSKFENRTVAGVYISDMVSDVMAGAKSGDLWLTIQTHKSIVPAANLVDVSAIIITGGKQVPAETVEFASKYGIAILASELPTFKLVGKLYALGVGAS; encoded by the coding sequence ATGACCATTCAAGAGCTGATCGAAAAGTTAGCGCTAAAGCCGTTAAGCAAGTTCGAAAACCGGACCGTTGCAGGTGTTTACATTTCCGACATGGTCAGCGATGTCATGGCCGGTGCCAAGTCAGGCGATCTCTGGCTCACAATTCAGACTCACAAGAGCATTGTACCCGCCGCCAATCTGGTGGATGTATCTGCAATTATCATTACGGGAGGCAAGCAAGTTCCTGCTGAGACTGTGGAATTCGCCAGCAAGTACGGCATTGCGATACTGGCGAGCGAACTGCCCACCTTCAAACTCGTCGGAAAGCTCTATGCACTGGGTGTGGGAGCGAGTTAA
- a CDS encoding ATP-binding protein, with amino-acid sequence MSLSHHALILGNDFANAGMVSTEVKSILKKIGLSPRLVRRVAISTYEGEMNVVMHAVRAKVSLVVTPRLVEVTIDDEGKGIPDVELAMQEGFTTATEEMRAMGFGSGMGLPNIKRNADELNIRSEINKGTRLMMRFFI; translated from the coding sequence ATGTCGCTGAGTCACCACGCGTTGATCCTGGGAAACGACTTTGCCAATGCGGGCATGGTATCCACCGAAGTGAAATCCATTCTGAAGAAGATCGGGCTGAGTCCCAGGCTCGTCCGCAGGGTTGCCATCTCCACTTATGAAGGCGAGATGAATGTGGTGATGCATGCCGTTCGCGCCAAGGTGAGTCTGGTCGTGACACCCCGGTTGGTCGAGGTGACGATCGACGATGAGGGAAAGGGCATTCCTGACGTCGAATTGGCCATGCAGGAAGGATTCACGACAGCAACCGAGGAGATGCGAGCCATGGGGTTTGGCTCAGGGATGGGGCTGCCCAACATCAAGAGAAACGCGGATGAACTGAACATCAGGAGTGAGATCAACAAAGGCACCCGATTGATGATGAGATTCTTCATCTGA